In Flavobacterium gelatinilyticum, a genomic segment contains:
- a CDS encoding aegerolysin family protein: MAYAQWIEVKIVSENMTLKVQNAKLSWGKFYEYGNKDKELSTSEINNITVDSGTSTRICSCGRSDASSGTEGSFDLYDGDTKIGSFNWDCPWGKKKNSFNWSQSASKDSYSTDREGGNTDSGAIGNVTITCVKI; the protein is encoded by the coding sequence ATGGCATACGCACAATGGATTGAAGTTAAGATTGTATCAGAAAACATGACCTTAAAAGTTCAAAATGCAAAATTAAGCTGGGGCAAGTTTTATGAATACGGAAATAAAGACAAAGAGCTTAGTACCAGTGAAATAAACAACATAACGGTTGATTCCGGTACAAGTACAAGAATTTGTTCCTGCGGAAGATCTGATGCTTCATCGGGCACCGAGGGAAGTTTTGACTTATACGACGGAGATACTAAAATTGGGTCTTTTAACTGGGATTGCCCGTGGGGGAAAAAGAAGAACAGTTTTAATTGGAGCCAGAGCGCCAGTAAGGATTCTTACAGTACTGACAGAGAAGGCGGTAACACAGATTCTGGCGCGATAGGAAATGTAACTATTACTTGTGTTAAAATATAA
- a CDS encoding S8 family peptidase produces the protein MKKQITFLFLMITTVSLAQNSDRWKKYIKNDNERKFEKYYFTSLENAHQNQLKIIKKLDNSFCIVENNSSKNNKRLNPILPVNNLWKLPADFSSHKENRQYILAADTIKTLLADLKLLNIPALKVLDHHFVVIKSSSAKIINEVIGLNSISAVSQESLQPKGDSKIIDQNFSINSVTKAHINFPSVKGENQIVSVKDDFFNVKDVDLLNKHIPSQTQSSIVSSHATDMATIVSGLGNSSVLGKGAAPDAKIQSSDFMNIYPDETADLQGVSTQNHSYGTVIENFYGSLANAYDTQLSLNPNLTHCFSSGNNGLEGYKSITGNFKQSKNSIVLGCIDQNEIIMPFSSRGPAYDGRIKPELVAFSSQGTSNSTALTSGIIALMKQHYEIINHTALTNALTKAILVNSAKDLGTSGPDFIYGYGNVNADKCLKTISENRITSGTAASGQTNLHQITVPPNAKNLKITLVWNDLPAPINSNICLINDLDLEVLSPENNTFLPWILNPDIPEQPAVRGKDKINTIEQVTIENPSSGLYTIKTAGTYIFNMPQDYSIAYEYELENQFEWNYPVSHDNFPYDGKTISPFKWQSSFSDASAQLSISFNNGTTWEILSDNIQLKSEQFTYMPSEQKFAKAKLKMNIQGIDYISDSFTISYDLNIRNSLVCSGATEINWDKPAGVETFNIYQLTGNSFEFKEQITNSVYTYTDGKIYTVAAVFDSNEGIKSESTLEYAQNSNCYFELAFAEILDDKVKITTSLFSLYNIKRIELVKLNNGSEAVIGTIQDVNSKTFSFSDETPVKGKNTYKINIILENDNVVSSSILDTNYSGDELFFVYPTLIHQNEELNIETHKEESAVFYLYDINGQNIVTSPLLSKNNTINLKITSAGIYLYKIITNSGGVQTGKIAVL, from the coding sequence ATGAAGAAACAAATTACTTTTCTATTTTTGATGATAACAACCGTTAGTCTGGCTCAAAATTCGGATCGATGGAAGAAATACATAAAAAATGATAACGAAAGGAAATTTGAAAAATACTATTTCACTTCTTTAGAAAATGCGCATCAAAACCAATTGAAGATTATAAAGAAACTTGACAATTCCTTTTGCATTGTCGAAAATAACAGCTCAAAAAACAATAAACGCCTAAACCCAATACTTCCTGTAAACAATTTATGGAAACTGCCGGCAGATTTTTCCAGTCATAAAGAAAACAGACAGTACATTCTGGCAGCTGATACAATTAAAACACTCCTCGCCGATTTAAAATTGTTAAACATTCCTGCTCTTAAAGTACTCGACCATCACTTTGTAGTCATAAAAAGCAGTTCAGCGAAAATCATCAATGAGGTTATCGGTTTAAACAGTATATCGGCTGTTTCGCAGGAATCACTGCAGCCTAAAGGGGATTCTAAAATAATCGATCAAAATTTCAGTATCAATTCTGTTACTAAAGCGCATATTAATTTTCCTTCTGTAAAAGGCGAAAATCAGATTGTATCTGTAAAAGATGATTTTTTTAATGTAAAGGATGTAGATCTGTTAAACAAACACATTCCTTCACAGACACAATCATCGATCGTATCAAGTCATGCAACAGATATGGCTACTATAGTTTCCGGGCTGGGAAATAGTTCGGTATTAGGAAAAGGAGCCGCGCCAGATGCTAAAATACAGTCTTCTGATTTTATGAATATTTATCCTGATGAAACAGCAGATTTACAAGGCGTATCGACTCAGAATCATTCTTACGGCACCGTCATCGAAAACTTTTACGGCTCGCTTGCCAATGCATATGATACTCAATTATCTTTAAATCCAAACTTGACGCATTGTTTTTCTTCCGGCAACAACGGACTTGAAGGCTATAAATCTATTACAGGCAATTTTAAACAGTCTAAAAATAGTATTGTATTGGGCTGTATTGACCAAAATGAAATAATTATGCCGTTCTCATCAAGAGGTCCGGCTTATGACGGTCGTATAAAACCGGAACTGGTAGCATTTAGTTCGCAGGGAACATCAAATTCTACGGCACTAACTTCGGGAATTATCGCACTCATGAAACAGCATTATGAAATTATAAATCATACTGCTTTGACAAATGCGCTGACAAAAGCGATTTTAGTTAACAGCGCCAAAGATTTAGGAACATCCGGACCGGATTTTATCTATGGTTATGGAAATGTTAATGCTGATAAATGCCTGAAAACCATCAGTGAAAACCGAATTACATCTGGAACTGCAGCATCTGGTCAGACTAATTTACATCAGATTACAGTTCCGCCAAATGCCAAAAACTTAAAAATCACCCTGGTCTGGAACGATCTTCCTGCTCCCATCAACAGCAATATCTGTCTGATAAATGATTTAGATCTGGAAGTGCTTTCGCCTGAAAACAATACTTTTTTACCGTGGATCCTAAATCCTGACATTCCTGAACAGCCGGCGGTACGAGGAAAAGATAAGATAAATACAATTGAACAGGTAACTATTGAAAATCCATCATCAGGATTGTACACTATAAAAACAGCCGGCACATACATTTTTAATATGCCGCAGGATTACAGTATTGCCTACGAATATGAACTGGAAAATCAGTTTGAATGGAATTATCCTGTCAGTCATGATAATTTCCCTTATGATGGTAAAACCATTTCGCCTTTTAAATGGCAGTCTTCTTTCTCAGATGCTTCGGCACAATTATCTATAAGCTTTAACAATGGCACAACCTGGGAAATTCTTTCAGATAATATACAGCTGAAAAGCGAACAATTTACTTATATGCCATCGGAACAAAAATTCGCAAAAGCAAAATTAAAAATGAATATTCAAGGTATTGATTACATCTCTGACAGTTTTACGATTTCGTACGATTTAAACATCAGAAACAGTCTGGTCTGCAGCGGTGCAACAGAAATTAACTGGGATAAACCTGCAGGTGTTGAAACTTTTAATATTTATCAGCTCACAGGAAATAGTTTTGAGTTTAAGGAACAGATAACAAATTCAGTTTATACATACACAGATGGAAAAATTTATACTGTCGCAGCTGTATTTGACAGTAACGAGGGAATTAAAAGTGAATCAACTTTAGAATATGCTCAAAACTCGAATTGTTATTTCGAACTGGCTTTTGCAGAAATTTTAGACGATAAAGTAAAAATTACGACCAGTCTTTTTAGTTTGTACAATATCAAAAGAATCGAACTGGTAAAGTTAAATAATGGCTCCGAAGCTGTTATTGGAACAATACAAGATGTCAATTCGAAAACATTCTCTTTTTCGGATGAAACTCCTGTAAAAGGCAAAAATACTTATAAAATAAATATAATCCTGGAAAACGATAATGTGGTTAGTTCTTCAATTCTTGATACGAATTATTCTGGCGATGAATTATTTTTTGTCTATCCAACACTGATTCATCAAAATGAAGAATTAAATATTGAAACTCACAAAGAGGAAAGTGCTGTTTTTTATCTGTACGATATCAACGGACAAAATATTGTAACTTCTCCACTGCTTTCAAAAAACAATACCATTAATCTCAAGATTACTTCTGCAGGAATTTACCTTTATAAAATAATAACCAATTCGGGCGGGGTACAAACCGGAAAGATTGCGGTTCTTTGA
- a CDS encoding M57 family metalloprotease — translation MENIKSFLALSCIALTLLSCNKEDEAVQTNADTASLKVTQDVLNKISSLSLNNKDVQVIKNTKLDGTTEDAFLIEGCIVMTEDQLKKADLHGGITTEQYRTTNLVSAPRTIRVVGLTGTGTSALSTNMRNGLQAAINRYNNLGLSINFTLTFSSSTSGANIVVRRQTGSAGGVAGFPSGGNPYNSVTLYSGLDSYSTNVNAHVAAHEIGHCIGLRHTDWFSRQSCGQNSNEGTAGVGAVHIPGTPTGYDATSYMRACFSSSETGAFNANDITALNYLY, via the coding sequence ATGGAAAACATTAAATCATTTTTAGCGCTTTCGTGTATAGCGCTTACATTACTTTCCTGTAACAAAGAAGATGAAGCAGTTCAAACCAATGCTGATACAGCATCTCTTAAAGTGACGCAGGATGTGTTAAATAAAATAAGTTCACTTTCACTAAATAACAAGGATGTTCAGGTAATTAAGAACACAAAGTTAGATGGTACTACAGAGGATGCATTTCTTATTGAAGGATGTATCGTTATGACAGAAGACCAATTAAAAAAAGCGGATCTTCATGGAGGTATCACAACAGAACAATACCGGACGACCAATTTAGTATCGGCACCAAGAACGATTCGCGTTGTTGGATTAACAGGAACCGGTACATCAGCCCTGAGTACCAATATGCGCAACGGGCTTCAGGCGGCAATTAACAGATACAATAATCTGGGATTGTCTATCAATTTTACACTGACATTTAGTTCCAGTACTTCCGGTGCCAATATCGTGGTAAGAAGACAAACCGGATCTGCCGGCGGTGTAGCTGGTTTTCCTTCGGGAGGAAATCCTTATAATTCAGTTACCTTATATTCTGGATTAGATTCGTATTCAACTAATGTAAATGCACACGTGGCTGCGCATGAAATTGGGCACTGTATTGGTTTACGTCATACAGACTGGTTCAGCCGTCAAAGCTGCGGGCAGAATTCAAATGAAGGAACTGCCGGTGTAGGAGCGGTACATATTCCTGGAACACCTACAGGATATGATGCTACTTCGTATATGCGCGCATGTTTCAGTTCAAGCGAAACCGGAGCATTCAATGCTAACGATATTACTGCCCTGAATTATTTATATTAA